The following coding sequences are from one Verrucosispora sp. WMMD573 window:
- a CDS encoding MerR family transcriptional regulator: MADEALSAGMVAQRLGVAVTTLRTWHQRYGLGPSQHIPGHHRRYTPADLARLEVMRRLTAEGVSPAEAARWAREAPDPLAPVDISRAVRRRRDGGGTTIPVGRAGPAARGLARAAMRLDAASISETISRAIAADGVVATWDRLLRPLLVGIGERHATTGLLIEVEHLVSRCVSAALSMVASAGSAPGAPRVLLSCADEEQHSLPLEALAAALAEAGVGYRMLGARVPAAALLAAIDRTGPAAVVLWSQTRATADPAQLTALLTASSRPMLVLAAGPGWPARALPAGVIRPTDLTEAVSLTVAVHDALNRPAAS, from the coding sequence GTGGCCGATGAGGCGCTGAGCGCGGGCATGGTCGCCCAGCGCCTGGGGGTCGCGGTGACCACACTGCGTACCTGGCACCAGCGATACGGCCTCGGGCCCAGCCAGCACATTCCGGGCCACCACCGGCGCTACACGCCGGCAGATCTGGCTCGGCTGGAGGTGATGCGACGGCTCACCGCCGAAGGGGTGAGTCCTGCCGAGGCGGCCCGGTGGGCCCGTGAGGCACCCGACCCTCTCGCGCCTGTCGACATCTCCCGTGCCGTGCGCAGGCGACGGGACGGCGGTGGTACGACCATCCCGGTCGGCCGGGCCGGGCCGGCCGCCCGAGGGCTGGCCCGCGCCGCGATGCGCCTGGACGCCGCGTCGATCAGTGAGACGATCTCCCGCGCCATCGCCGCCGACGGCGTGGTCGCGACCTGGGACCGACTGCTCCGCCCGCTGCTCGTCGGCATCGGCGAGCGGCACGCCACCACCGGCCTGCTGATCGAGGTCGAGCATCTGGTGTCCCGCTGCGTCTCGGCGGCGTTGAGCATGGTGGCGTCCGCCGGCTCCGCCCCCGGGGCACCTCGAGTCCTGCTCTCCTGCGCCGACGAGGAGCAGCACAGCCTGCCGCTGGAGGCGCTCGCCGCAGCGTTGGCCGAGGCCGGGGTCGGCTACCGGATGCTCGGTGCCCGGGTGCCGGCGGCGGCACTGCTCGCCGCGATCGACCGGACCGGTCCGGCCGCCGTGGTGCTCTGGTCGCAGACTCGGGCCACCGCCGACCCGGCCCAACTCACCGCCCTGCTCACCGCGTCGAGCCGGCCGATGCTGGTGCTCGCGGCCGGGCCGGGCTGGCCGGCCCGGGCCCTGCCCGCCGGAGTGATCCGCCCGACCGACCTGACCGAGGCGGTCTCCCTCACCGTCGCCGTGCACGACGCACTGAACCGTCCGGCCGCCTCCTGA
- a CDS encoding polysaccharide deacetylase family protein codes for MRHRAVLASLAGLVVLLAAGCGGGSGAPAVTAPSSPPPSAALPPEPAPSPARTVPPKPRLRPLPVKLPAGLIRTTGTKKVALTFDDGPDPAWTPKVLDRLKAAKVTATFCVVGAQVRKHPGLLRRIVREGHQLCNHSWDHDLDLARRPVSEIRADLVRTNREIRRAVPDAKVPFYRQPGGRWTAEVVKVAKQLDMRSLHWSVDPQDWAKPTAATIEKRVKRSARPGAVVLLHDGGGNRSATLAACTKLIAGLKREHGVARLT; via the coding sequence ATGCGTCACCGTGCCGTCCTGGCGTCCCTTGCCGGCCTGGTCGTCCTGCTCGCCGCCGGCTGCGGCGGCGGTAGCGGCGCCCCGGCGGTCACCGCCCCGTCCAGCCCGCCACCCTCAGCCGCCCTGCCGCCGGAGCCGGCCCCGTCGCCGGCTCGTACCGTGCCGCCGAAGCCCCGGCTACGGCCGCTGCCGGTGAAACTGCCGGCCGGGCTGATCCGCACCACGGGCACCAAGAAGGTGGCCCTCACCTTCGACGACGGCCCGGACCCGGCCTGGACGCCGAAGGTGCTCGACCGGCTGAAGGCTGCCAAGGTGACCGCCACCTTCTGTGTGGTGGGTGCCCAGGTCCGCAAGCATCCGGGTCTGCTGCGACGGATCGTCCGGGAGGGGCACCAGCTCTGCAACCACAGCTGGGACCACGACCTGGACCTGGCCCGGCGGCCGGTCTCCGAGATCCGCGCCGACCTGGTACGCACCAACCGGGAGATCCGGCGGGCCGTGCCGGACGCGAAGGTGCCGTTCTACCGGCAGCCCGGTGGCCGGTGGACCGCCGAGGTGGTGAAGGTCGCCAAGCAGCTCGACATGCGCTCCTTGCACTGGTCCGTCGACCCACAGGACTGGGCCAAGCCGACCGCGGCCACCATCGAGAAGCGGGTGAAGCGGTCGGCCCGTCCCGGAGCCGTGGTGCTGCTGCACGACGGGGGCGGCAACCGCTCGGCCACCCTCGCGGCCTGCACCAAGTTGATCGCCGGCCTGAAGCGCGAACACGGCGTCGCCAGGCTCACCTAG
- a CDS encoding enoyl-CoA hydratase/isomerase family protein, whose product MSGLRVEERPDRLVVTLDRPEKRNAIDAALIAALHQVCAELEARPRMLLLTGGTDGIFAGGADIAQLRERGRLDALAAINSAAFARIRALPMPTVAAIDGPALGGGAELAYACDLRVCSERAVFGQPEVRLGILAGAGATHRLPALVGEALAKELLFTGRRVDAAEALRIGLVNRVVATPDELLPAAHALIDEMAKGSALALRLTKLAVDAPAAAHPQLDLVSQAVLFTDEEKQRRMTEFLERRRGR is encoded by the coding sequence ATGAGCGGGCTGCGGGTCGAGGAACGGCCGGACCGACTGGTGGTCACGCTGGACCGGCCGGAGAAGCGCAACGCCATCGACGCCGCCCTGATCGCGGCCCTGCACCAGGTCTGCGCCGAGTTGGAGGCACGCCCTCGGATGCTGCTGCTGACCGGCGGCACCGACGGGATCTTCGCCGGCGGGGCGGACATCGCCCAGCTGCGGGAGCGGGGCCGGCTGGATGCGCTGGCCGCGATCAACTCGGCGGCCTTCGCCCGGATCCGGGCGCTGCCGATGCCGACCGTGGCGGCGATCGACGGCCCGGCCCTCGGTGGTGGCGCGGAGCTGGCGTACGCCTGCGATCTTCGGGTCTGCTCCGAGCGGGCGGTGTTCGGCCAGCCGGAGGTGCGGCTCGGCATTCTCGCCGGTGCCGGTGCCACCCACCGGTTGCCGGCGCTGGTGGGCGAGGCGCTGGCCAAGGAGCTGTTGTTCACCGGCCGGCGGGTGGACGCGGCGGAGGCGCTGCGCATCGGCCTGGTGAACCGGGTGGTGGCCACGCCGGACGAGCTGCTGCCGGCGGCCCACGCGCTGATCGACGAGATGGCCAAGGGCTCGGCGTTGGCGCTGCGGTTGACCAAGCTCGCCGTCGACGCCCCGGCCGCCGCGCATCCCCAGCTGGACCTGGTCAGCCAGGCGGTGCTCTTCACCGACGAGGAGAAGCAGCGCAGGATGACGGAGTTCCTGGAACGGCGGCGCGGACGCTGA
- the idi gene encoding isopentenyl-diphosphate Delta-isomerase: MPESREGHLVELVDDTGRPVGAATVAAAHQPPGQLHRAFSVLLVAPDGRVLLQRRAATKTRFPLRWANSCCGHPKPGEALTDAANRRLSEELGAEPVPLSEIGVYVYRAEDPTTGRVEVEYDHVLRGEFAPDGSISPEPTEVAELRWVEPSQLAAALRQDPDAYAPWLGGVLDRLLQPTQPAYDAPERPGGR, translated from the coding sequence ATGCCGGAGTCCCGGGAGGGCCACCTCGTCGAACTGGTCGACGACACCGGCCGCCCCGTCGGGGCGGCCACGGTGGCCGCCGCCCATCAGCCGCCCGGTCAGCTGCACAGGGCGTTCTCCGTACTGCTCGTGGCGCCGGACGGCCGGGTGCTGCTCCAGCGCCGCGCGGCGACGAAGACCCGCTTCCCGTTGCGCTGGGCCAACTCCTGCTGCGGCCACCCGAAGCCGGGCGAGGCCCTGACCGATGCCGCCAACCGGCGGCTGTCCGAGGAACTGGGTGCCGAGCCGGTGCCGCTGAGCGAGATCGGCGTCTACGTCTACCGCGCCGAGGATCCGACCACCGGGCGGGTCGAGGTCGAGTACGACCACGTCCTGCGCGGCGAGTTCGCCCCCGACGGGTCGATCAGCCCCGAGCCGACCGAGGTGGCGGAACTGCGCTGGGTCGAGCCGTCCCAGCTCGCCGCCGCGCTCCGCCAGGATCCCGACGCCTACGCGCCGTGGCTGGGTGGTGTCCTGGATCGGCTGCTGCAACCCACCCAGCCGGCCTACGACGCGCCGGAGCGGCCGGGTGGCCGATGA
- a CDS encoding cation transporter translates to MSTSALAPERRAVLSRRSLRLAYATAGYNLLEGLVAIAAGTAASSTALVGFGLDSFVEVSSAAVVIWQFRSRVPEDRERLALRLIGLSFFALAAWVTFDALRSLLAGGAADASPVGIGLAVASLIVMPLLVAAKRRTGRELGSATVIADSTQTLLCTYLSAVLLVGLLLNALWGWSWADPIAALVIAGVAVREGVQAWRGEHCDDCAPGPVAETTGRTSGCTDHCCTQSEE, encoded by the coding sequence GTGAGCACGTCGGCACTGGCTCCCGAACGGCGGGCGGTGCTGTCCCGACGCAGCCTGCGGCTCGCCTACGCCACCGCCGGCTACAACCTGCTGGAGGGCCTGGTCGCGATCGCCGCCGGGACGGCGGCCTCATCCACCGCGCTGGTCGGCTTCGGCCTGGACTCGTTCGTCGAGGTCAGCAGCGCGGCGGTGGTCATCTGGCAGTTCCGCTCCCGGGTGCCCGAGGACCGGGAACGGCTCGCGCTGCGGCTGATCGGCCTCTCCTTCTTCGCCCTGGCCGCCTGGGTGACCTTCGACGCGCTCCGCTCGCTGCTGGCCGGCGGTGCAGCCGATGCCAGCCCGGTCGGGATCGGCCTGGCCGTGGCGTCGCTTATCGTCATGCCGTTGCTGGTCGCCGCCAAGCGACGCACCGGTCGTGAACTCGGCTCAGCCACGGTCATCGCCGACTCCACCCAGACGTTGCTGTGCACGTACCTGTCCGCGGTGCTGCTCGTCGGTCTGCTTCTCAACGCGCTGTGGGGCTGGTCCTGGGCCGACCCGATCGCCGCGCTCGTCATCGCCGGGGTCGCGGTGCGGGAAGGCGTGCAGGCGTGGCGCGGCGAGCACTGCGACGACTGCGCACCCGGGCCGGTCGCCGAGACCACCGGCCGGACCTCGGGCTGCACCGACCACTGCTGCACCCAGTCGGAGGAGTAA
- a CDS encoding ABC transporter substrate-binding protein gives MHMSRGSRTAILAVCATVLLATSACGEDQPEEATTQQVRLYGTDGNMLNSYPEELKDRAGLVDGMKGTTPLTPLPDDFKNRLRSVDPRLTDYLYAAEAYDAVLISALAAQLAGSTDPADIAKQIVGVTNNGTSCTTASQCLRLARQGTDIEYRSVSITRAGFTDAGEPATASYATLHFDGQQLNDAKTEFVGAGDESTASKKAPPKAKRQTGNFPNPESGAPLVLGGLLPKTGDLALANPPLAAGAALALKEINAAGGVLGEDVVWIDGDDGTSPAVAKATVAGHVDAGVHVIIGAGGSGISAAVLPDVVDAGLILFSPSNTAADLTNADDKGLYFRTAPPDSLQGRALADVILRDGPQKIAIVAREDSYGKGLQEVVRAELERAGFGGDKVKLLGYEPGEDAEAAPINFGEGAKQIKQFGADAVLIIGFSESAAVIRALADADVPLAALAS, from the coding sequence ATGCACATGTCGCGCGGCTCGCGGACGGCCATCCTGGCTGTCTGCGCCACGGTCCTGCTCGCCACCAGTGCCTGCGGAGAAGACCAGCCCGAGGAGGCGACCACCCAACAGGTGCGCCTCTACGGCACGGACGGCAACATGCTCAACTCGTACCCGGAGGAGTTGAAGGATCGCGCCGGCCTGGTCGACGGGATGAAGGGCACCACCCCGCTCACGCCGCTGCCGGACGACTTCAAGAACCGGCTACGGTCCGTGGATCCCCGGTTGACCGACTACCTCTACGCCGCCGAGGCGTACGACGCGGTGCTGATCAGCGCGCTCGCGGCGCAGCTGGCCGGGTCGACCGACCCCGCGGACATCGCCAAGCAGATCGTGGGCGTCACGAACAACGGCACCAGCTGCACCACGGCGAGTCAGTGCCTGCGGCTGGCCCGCCAGGGCACCGACATCGAGTACCGCAGCGTGTCGATCACCCGGGCCGGCTTCACGGACGCGGGCGAGCCGGCCACCGCCAGTTACGCCACCCTGCACTTCGACGGTCAACAGCTCAACGACGCCAAGACGGAGTTCGTCGGCGCCGGGGACGAGTCGACCGCCAGCAAGAAGGCACCGCCGAAGGCAAAGCGGCAAACCGGCAACTTTCCCAACCCGGAGAGCGGTGCGCCGCTGGTCCTGGGTGGCCTGCTGCCCAAGACCGGTGACCTGGCGCTGGCCAACCCGCCGCTGGCGGCCGGTGCCGCGCTGGCGCTCAAGGAGATCAACGCGGCCGGTGGGGTGCTCGGCGAGGACGTGGTCTGGATCGACGGCGACGACGGCACCAGCCCGGCTGTGGCCAAGGCGACCGTGGCCGGTCACGTCGATGCCGGCGTACACGTGATCATCGGTGCCGGTGGCTCCGGGATCTCCGCGGCGGTCCTGCCCGACGTGGTGGACGCCGGTCTGATCCTCTTCTCCCCGTCGAACACGGCGGCGGACCTCACCAACGCCGACGACAAGGGCCTCTACTTCCGCACTGCCCCGCCGGACAGCCTTCAGGGGCGGGCGCTGGCCGACGTGATCCTCCGGGACGGCCCGCAGAAGATCGCTATCGTGGCGCGTGAGGATTCCTACGGCAAAGGGCTCCAGGAGGTCGTCCGGGCCGAGCTGGAGCGGGCCGGTTTCGGCGGCGACAAGGTGAAGCTGCTCGGCTACGAGCCAGGAGAGGACGCCGAGGCCGCCCCGATCAACTTCGGTGAGGGCGCCAAGCAGATCAAGCAGTTCGGGGCCGATGCGGTGCTGATCATCGGCTTCAGCGAGTCGGCTGCGGTGATCCGGGCGCTCGCCGACGCCGACGTACCGCTGGCCGCGCTGGCCTCCTGA
- the crtI gene encoding phytoene desaturase family protein: MRTVDGRTDRVVVVGAGLGGLACALHLAGSGRQVTVLEREAVPGGRAGRLSVDGYEFDTGPTVLTMPDLIAEALGAVGEELTDWLDLVPLDPAYRAYYPDGSTLDVLTDTTAMAAEISRVCGPREADGYLRFVDFARNLWRLERADFIERNLDAPTDLLTGNLLKLVATGAFRRLQTKINQFFRDPRTRRIFSFQAMYAGLAPHDALAIYAVIAYLDSVAGVFFPRGGIHAVSRGLAGAAEKHGVRIRYGTTVTRVETANGRATGVVTADGEFVPADAVVLNPDLPVAYRDLLPSARQRRLTYSPSCVVLHVGSTQGYRRIAHHNIHFGRAWQGTFDEVIRRGHLMSDPSLLVTNPSRTDPAVAPAGKHTYYVLAPVPNLDRAPFDWRGDLTARYTDQLVTTLEERGYVGFGAGVEVLRAITPAEWAEQGMAAGTPFASAHTLFQTGPFRPSNLHRSLSNVVFVGSGTQPGVGVPMVLISGKLAAGRITGEHR, encoded by the coding sequence TACTGATCGGGTGGTGGTTGTCGGGGCCGGCCTCGGCGGGTTGGCCTGCGCGCTGCACCTGGCGGGCAGCGGACGCCAGGTGACAGTGCTCGAACGCGAGGCGGTGCCGGGCGGACGGGCCGGTCGGCTCAGCGTCGACGGCTACGAGTTCGACACCGGCCCCACGGTGCTCACCATGCCCGATCTGATCGCCGAGGCGCTCGGCGCGGTGGGCGAGGAGCTGACCGACTGGCTCGACCTGGTGCCGCTCGACCCCGCCTACCGGGCCTACTATCCGGACGGCTCCACGCTGGATGTGCTCACCGACACCACCGCGATGGCGGCGGAGATCTCCCGGGTCTGCGGGCCTCGGGAGGCCGACGGCTACCTACGGTTCGTCGACTTCGCGCGCAACCTGTGGCGCCTTGAGCGGGCCGACTTCATCGAACGCAATCTCGACGCACCGACCGACCTGCTCACCGGTAACCTGCTCAAACTCGTCGCCACCGGCGCCTTCCGGCGACTGCAAACCAAGATCAACCAGTTTTTCCGTGATCCGCGTACCCGACGAATCTTCTCCTTCCAGGCGATGTACGCGGGTCTCGCCCCGCACGACGCGCTGGCCATCTACGCGGTCATCGCGTACCTCGACTCGGTGGCCGGGGTCTTCTTCCCGCGCGGCGGCATCCACGCGGTCTCTCGGGGGTTGGCCGGCGCCGCCGAGAAGCACGGCGTACGCATCCGGTACGGCACCACCGTGACCCGGGTGGAGACCGCGAACGGGCGGGCCACCGGGGTGGTGACCGCCGATGGGGAGTTCGTCCCCGCCGACGCCGTGGTGCTCAACCCCGATCTTCCGGTGGCCTACCGCGACCTGCTGCCGTCGGCCCGGCAGCGCCGGCTCACCTACTCTCCCTCGTGTGTCGTACTGCACGTCGGCTCGACCCAGGGCTACCGCCGCATCGCCCACCACAACATCCACTTCGGCCGGGCCTGGCAGGGCACCTTCGACGAGGTCATCCGACGCGGACACCTGATGTCCGACCCGTCCCTGCTGGTCACCAACCCGAGCCGGACGGATCCGGCGGTGGCGCCAGCCGGCAAGCACACGTACTACGTGCTGGCTCCGGTGCCGAACCTCGACCGGGCGCCCTTCGACTGGCGCGGCGACCTCACCGCCCGCTACACCGACCAGCTCGTCACCACGTTGGAGGAGCGCGGCTACGTCGGCTTCGGCGCGGGCGTCGAGGTGCTGCGGGCGATCACCCCGGCCGAATGGGCCGAGCAGGGCATGGCGGCCGGTACCCCGTTCGCCTCCGCGCACACCCTGTTCCAGACGGGCCCGTTCCGGCCGTCGAACCTGCACCGCTCGCTGTCCAACGTGGTGTTCGTCGGCTCGGGCACCCAGCCCGGTGTCGGCGTGCCGATGGTGCTGATCTCCGGCAAGCTGGCCGCCGGCCGGATCACCGGGGAGCATCGATGA
- a CDS encoding SRPBCC family protein — translation MGQGMADPTEIQQDLERFALRNTLRVPASAERAYQVFTGRLADWWVMEYTWSGPEVLAELGMEPRPGGMLYEVGPYGFRNDWGRVLTWDPPRRLVFTWQIGADRAPVPDPARASEVEVLFTPAESGTLIEVTHRHFDRHGTAAEGYRQALTAGWHELLSRYATTLIHSPA, via the coding sequence ATGGGACAGGGGATGGCCGATCCAACCGAGATCCAGCAGGACCTTGAGCGGTTCGCGCTCCGCAACACCCTGCGCGTACCCGCCTCCGCGGAGCGGGCGTACCAGGTCTTCACCGGTCGGCTCGCCGACTGGTGGGTGATGGAGTACACCTGGTCGGGTCCGGAAGTCCTGGCCGAGCTGGGCATGGAGCCCCGCCCCGGCGGGATGCTCTACGAGGTCGGGCCGTACGGCTTCCGCAACGACTGGGGGCGGGTGCTGACCTGGGATCCGCCCCGCCGTCTGGTCTTCACCTGGCAGATCGGTGCGGATCGCGCGCCGGTGCCCGACCCGGCGCGGGCCAGCGAGGTCGAGGTGCTCTTCACGCCCGCCGAATCCGGCACCCTCATCGAGGTGACGCACCGGCACTTCGACCGGCACGGCACGGCTGCGGAGGGCTACCGACAAGCCCTGACCGCCGGTTGGCACGAGCTGCTCTCCCGCTATGCGACGACACTGATCCACTCGCCGGCATGA
- a CDS encoding MerR family transcriptional regulator translates to MTSYGLRSGELADAAGVNRQTLRYYERRGLLADPQRSPGGHRIYPAETVTLLRIIKTAQHLGFTLDEVTELLDAGRHRHGRRPDSGLQARARNKLAEVERKLADLKVIRDTLQAAVSAGCDDLIACADSPSCPLPFVELTEGDSNGRRFPTTRSSGTPNGARA, encoded by the coding sequence ATGACGTCGTACGGGCTGCGCAGTGGGGAGTTGGCCGACGCGGCCGGCGTCAACCGACAGACCCTGCGCTACTACGAGCGCCGCGGCCTGCTCGCCGACCCGCAGCGATCACCGGGTGGCCATCGGATCTATCCGGCCGAGACGGTCACCCTGCTCCGGATCATCAAGACGGCGCAGCATCTGGGCTTCACCCTCGATGAGGTCACCGAACTGCTCGACGCCGGTCGCCACCGGCACGGCCGTCGACCTGACAGCGGCCTGCAAGCTCGGGCCAGAAACAAGCTCGCCGAGGTCGAGCGGAAATTGGCGGACCTGAAGGTCATCCGCGACACCCTTCAGGCCGCCGTCTCCGCCGGCTGTGACGACCTGATCGCCTGCGCCGACAGCCCGAGCTGCCCGTTGCCCTTCGTCGAACTCACGGAAGGGGACAGCAACGGTCGACGGTTTCCGACCACCCGGTCTTCCGGCACCCCGAACGGGGCGCGGGCGTGA
- a CDS encoding PPOX class F420-dependent oxidoreductase yields MTTLDRLSAEKYILLTTFRKDGRAVPTPVWAVRDGDALAVWSAADAGKVKRIRRSGNVTVAPCDVRGRPHGEAVPARASLYDPGATNRIRGLIKQKYRVIGRLTLLGSRLRRGEGGTVGIRVELTD; encoded by the coding sequence GTGACCACGTTGGACCGCCTCTCGGCCGAGAAGTACATCCTCCTGACGACCTTCCGTAAGGACGGTCGTGCAGTGCCGACCCCGGTCTGGGCGGTCCGCGACGGCGACGCCCTGGCGGTCTGGTCGGCGGCCGACGCCGGCAAGGTGAAACGGATCCGCCGCAGTGGGAACGTCACGGTGGCCCCCTGCGACGTACGCGGTCGGCCGCACGGCGAGGCGGTACCCGCTCGGGCGAGCCTCTACGATCCCGGCGCGACCAACCGCATTCGTGGCCTGATCAAGCAGAAATACCGGGTGATCGGCCGGCTCACCCTGCTCGGCAGCCGGCTGCGCCGGGGGGAGGGCGGCACGGTGGGCATCCGGGTCGAGCTGACCGACTGA
- a CDS encoding 3-hydroxyacyl-CoA dehydrogenase family protein, whose protein sequence is MTERFVVVGAGTMGLGIAYVAAGSGHTVELVEVDRERGAAAVRRLTELGERAVRRGRLSAEQAAADRERITLRAGLAEVAPVPDVIVEAVPERAELKRAVLAEAEALHPALLGSNTSSIPIADLAAELTRPERFCGLHFFNPVWAMALLEIVVGPATAPQTTDAAVRLAGRLGKDPVVVRDMPGFATSRLGVTLGLEAIRMVADGVASPADIDKAMVLGYRHPIGPLELTDLVGLDVRLDIARTLQAAYGDRFAPPPLLAELVAAGRLGKKSGHGFYRWTDGVRSAGSEPFEAVGDAPAASIPGGAGSPEAAR, encoded by the coding sequence ATGACGGAACGGTTCGTGGTGGTGGGTGCCGGCACGATGGGTCTCGGCATCGCGTACGTGGCGGCGGGCAGCGGGCACACGGTGGAACTGGTCGAGGTGGACCGGGAGCGCGGTGCCGCTGCGGTGCGGCGGCTCACCGAACTCGGGGAGCGGGCCGTGCGGCGGGGCAGACTCAGCGCCGAGCAGGCCGCTGCCGACCGGGAACGGATCACCCTGCGGGCGGGACTCGCCGAGGTCGCACCGGTGCCGGACGTGATCGTGGAGGCGGTGCCGGAACGGGCCGAACTCAAGCGGGCCGTGCTCGCCGAGGCGGAGGCGCTGCACCCGGCGCTGCTGGGCAGCAACACCTCAAGCATTCCGATCGCCGACCTTGCGGCGGAGCTGACCCGGCCGGAGCGCTTCTGCGGGCTGCACTTCTTCAACCCGGTCTGGGCGATGGCGCTGCTGGAGATCGTGGTCGGGCCGGCCACCGCCCCGCAGACCACGGACGCGGCCGTCAGGCTCGCCGGGCGGCTGGGCAAGGACCCGGTCGTGGTACGCGACATGCCGGGCTTCGCCACGTCACGCCTCGGCGTGACCCTCGGGCTGGAGGCGATCCGCATGGTCGCCGACGGGGTGGCCAGCCCCGCCGACATCGACAAGGCGATGGTGCTCGGCTACCGACACCCGATCGGGCCGCTGGAACTGACCGACCTGGTCGGTCTGGACGTGCGCCTGGACATCGCGCGGACGTTGCAGGCGGCGTACGGCGACCGGTTCGCTCCGCCGCCGCTGCTGGCGGAGCTGGTCGCCGCCGGTCGGTTGGGCAAGAAGTCCGGGCACGGCTTCTACCGGTGGACCGACGGGGTGCGCTCGGCCGGCAGCGAACCCTTCGAGGCTGTCGGCGACGCTCCGGCGGCATCGATCCCGGGCGGTGCGGGCTCGCCGGAGGCGGCACGATGA
- a CDS encoding methyltransferase domain-containing protein: protein MTGEPRIGDVFGELLRDALAVATGVGPRPLAGGRLPRPVIEIIERDDGLINGAPAAHYLDGPQDWQPHDHRAVDRVRGATLDVGVGGGRIALLLQERGVPVTGLDTSAGALQVCRRRGVRDLVHATVDEHAASGRRYDTFLLLGNNLGLIEGRERAPAFLAALAALARPGARLIAHGTDPYGTRDPVHTTYHEHNRRRGRLGGQLRLRLRYRELGTPWFDYLVCSPEELAELVHGSPWKLVDVDNHDAPYYLATLQLTG, encoded by the coding sequence GTGACGGGGGAGCCACGGATCGGTGACGTCTTCGGGGAACTGCTGCGCGACGCGCTGGCCGTGGCGACCGGGGTCGGTCCCCGGCCGCTGGCCGGTGGGCGCCTGCCCCGCCCGGTCATCGAGATCATCGAGCGGGACGACGGGCTGATCAACGGCGCACCGGCCGCGCACTATCTCGACGGACCGCAGGACTGGCAGCCGCACGATCACCGGGCGGTCGACCGGGTACGCGGCGCGACGCTGGACGTCGGTGTCGGCGGCGGACGGATCGCGCTGCTGTTACAGGAGCGGGGCGTACCGGTCACCGGGCTGGACACCTCGGCCGGCGCGTTGCAGGTGTGCCGCCGTCGGGGCGTACGCGACCTGGTGCACGCCACCGTCGACGAGCACGCCGCGAGCGGGCGGCGGTACGACACCTTCCTGCTGCTCGGCAACAACCTCGGCCTGATCGAGGGGCGGGAACGGGCGCCGGCGTTCCTCGCCGCGCTGGCGGCTCTGGCCCGCCCCGGCGCGCGGTTGATCGCCCACGGCACCGACCCGTACGGCACCCGCGATCCGGTGCACACCACCTACCACGAGCACAACCGGCGGCGGGGCCGCCTGGGCGGGCAGCTGCGGCTGCGCCTGCGCTACCGCGAGCTGGGTACGCCCTGGTTCGACTACCTGGTCTGTTCACCGGAGGAACTCGCCGAGCTGGTGCACGGCTCCCCTTGGAAGTTGGTCGACGTGGACAACCACGACGCCCCGTACTATCTCGCCACCCTGCAACTGACCGGCTGA